A window from Nothobranchius furzeri strain GRZ-AD chromosome 17, NfurGRZ-RIMD1, whole genome shotgun sequence encodes these proteins:
- the bnip3la gene encoding BCL2 interacting protein 3 like a: protein MSTASSPQNNNGEPGLQGSWVELELNGNTEEAQSRQSSQLTTAAADQINANTGMNQSHQTLEVTESDETLIGGLEHVPSSSSIHNGDMERILLDAQHESSPSNSSCDSPHRPPSPGRDEGLITFDVEMSSPRDSQSDEDSTERDRDDDILMSKERDRVADWSSRPENIPPKEFHFRHPRRSLSMRKSGAMKKGGVFSAEFLKVFIPSLLISHILCIGLGVYIGKRIATASTSSY from the exons ATGTCCACCGCTTCATCTCCTCAAAACAATAATGGAGAGCCTGGACTTCAGG GCTCCTGGGTAGAGCTGGAGCTGAATGGAAACACAGAGGAGGCACAAAGCAGGCAGAGCAGCCAGCTAACTACAGCTGCTGCAGACCAAATAAATGCAAACACAGGCATGAATCAGTCTCACCAAACCTTGGAAGTGACTGAAAGTGATGAAACCCTGATTGGAGGACTTGAGCATGTACCATCATCTTCCTCCATCCACAATGGAGATATGGAAAGGATTCTTCTGGATGCACAGCATGAATCCAGTCCAAGTAATTCCTCCTGTGATAG TCCTCACAGGCCCCCAAGTCCAGGACGGGATGAAGGACTAATAACATTTGATGTGGAGATGTCCAGCCCCAGAGATAGTCAG TCAGATGAAGACAGTACAGAGAGGGACAGagacgatgacatcttgatgagcaaAGAAAGAGACCGCGTCGCAGACTGGTCTAGTAGACCTGAAAACATTCCACCCAA GGAGTTCCACTTCAGGCACCCTCGCCGTTCCCTGAGTATGCGAAAGAGTGGAGCCATGAAGAAAGGGGGAGTCTTCTCTGCTGAATTTCTCAAAGTTTTCATCCCATCCCTGCTCATCTCACACATCCTGTGCATTGGCCTTGG GGTGTATATCGGGAAGAGAATTGCCACAGCCTCCACCAGCTCCTACTGA